The following coding sequences are from one Paenarthrobacter ureafaciens window:
- the glmS gene encoding glutamine--fructose-6-phosphate transaminase (isomerizing), with product MCGIVGYVGNSSRKAAEHSALDVVVEGLRRLEYRGYDSAGVAVVADGTISSRKKSGKLSNLVSELEANPVPESLTGIGHTRWATHGGPTDRNAHPHLSDGGRLALIHNGIIENFAELKQELLAKGVTFESETDTEVAAALLGDIFRSANGDGGDLTAAMRLACQRLEGAFTLLAVHADQPDVVVAARRNSPLVVGLGDGENFLGSDVSGFIDYTRRAVELGQDQIVTITADSVEITDFFGAPAEGKEYHVDWDPASAEKGGFNSFMEKEIHDQPDAVGQTLLGRSDLNGKLTLDELRIDPELLKQVNKIIVLACGTAAYAGLVAKYAIENWCRIPTEVELAHEFRYRDPIVDANTLVVSISQSGETMDTLMAVRYAREQGAKTISICNTNGSTIPRESDAVLYTHAGPEIAVASTKAFLAQITAAYLLGLYLAQLRGNIFSGQIKDVLADLGKIPAKIQQILDGSGPLRELARSMKDEKSVLFLGRHVGYPVALEGALKLKEIAYIHAEGFAAGELKHGPIALIDDGQPVFVVVPSPRGRDSLHSKVVSNIQEVRARGARTLVIAEEGDESVKDYAEHVFYVPETPTLLMPLLTTVPLQIFAAELAGAKGYDVDQPRNLAKSVTVE from the coding sequence ATGTGTGGAATCGTAGGCTATGTTGGCAATTCGTCTCGTAAGGCAGCTGAGCACAGCGCCCTTGACGTCGTTGTGGAGGGGCTGCGTCGTCTTGAGTACCGCGGCTACGACTCCGCTGGCGTCGCAGTAGTGGCTGACGGGACCATCTCGTCCCGGAAAAAGTCCGGAAAGCTGAGCAACCTGGTCAGCGAACTTGAAGCAAACCCGGTCCCGGAATCCCTGACCGGCATTGGCCACACCCGTTGGGCCACCCACGGCGGACCCACCGACCGTAACGCCCACCCCCATCTCTCCGACGGTGGCCGCCTGGCGTTGATCCACAACGGCATCATCGAAAACTTCGCCGAACTCAAGCAGGAACTCCTCGCCAAGGGCGTCACCTTCGAATCCGAAACGGACACCGAAGTTGCTGCCGCCCTGCTGGGCGATATCTTCCGTTCCGCGAATGGCGACGGCGGTGACCTCACCGCCGCGATGCGCCTGGCATGCCAGCGCCTCGAAGGAGCCTTCACGCTCCTGGCCGTTCACGCCGACCAGCCCGACGTCGTCGTTGCTGCCCGCCGTAACTCCCCGCTCGTGGTGGGCCTCGGCGACGGTGAGAACTTCCTCGGTTCGGATGTCTCCGGCTTCATCGACTACACCCGCCGTGCAGTCGAACTAGGCCAGGACCAGATCGTCACCATCACCGCCGACTCCGTGGAGATCACCGACTTCTTCGGCGCTCCGGCCGAGGGCAAGGAATACCACGTTGACTGGGATCCTGCTTCCGCGGAAAAGGGCGGCTTCAACTCCTTCATGGAGAAGGAAATCCACGATCAGCCCGACGCCGTAGGCCAGACCCTGCTGGGCCGTTCGGACCTGAACGGCAAGCTGACCCTGGATGAACTCCGTATCGATCCCGAGCTGCTCAAGCAGGTCAACAAGATCATCGTCCTCGCCTGCGGTACTGCTGCATACGCCGGCCTCGTGGCCAAGTACGCAATCGAGAACTGGTGCCGGATCCCCACCGAGGTTGAGCTCGCCCACGAGTTCCGTTACCGCGATCCGATCGTGGACGCCAACACCCTGGTGGTCTCCATCAGCCAGTCCGGTGAGACCATGGACACCCTCATGGCCGTCCGCTACGCCCGCGAACAGGGCGCCAAGACGATCTCCATCTGCAACACCAACGGATCAACCATCCCGCGTGAATCCGACGCCGTGCTGTACACGCACGCCGGCCCGGAAATCGCCGTGGCTTCCACCAAGGCGTTCCTGGCTCAGATCACCGCCGCCTACCTCCTTGGCCTCTACCTGGCGCAGTTGCGTGGCAACATCTTCAGCGGCCAGATCAAGGATGTCCTGGCGGACCTCGGCAAGATTCCTGCCAAGATCCAGCAGATCCTGGACGGCTCCGGCCCGTTGCGCGAACTTGCCCGCAGCATGAAGGACGAGAAGTCCGTGCTGTTCCTCGGCCGCCACGTCGGCTACCCGGTGGCATTGGAAGGCGCCTTGAAGCTCAAGGAAATCGCCTACATCCACGCCGAAGGCTTTGCCGCCGGTGAACTCAAGCACGGTCCGATCGCCCTGATCGACGACGGCCAGCCCGTCTTCGTCGTGGTGCCGTCCCCGCGTGGCCGCGATTCCCTGCACTCCAAGGTGGTCAGCAACATCCAGGAAGTCCGTGCACGTGGTGCCCGCACCCTGGTTATTGCCGAGGAAGGCGACGAGTCGGTCAAGGACTACGCAGAGCACGTGTTCTACGTACCGGAGACCCCCACGCTGCTTATGCCGCTGCTCACCACGGTTCCGCTGCAGATCTTCGCAGCAGAGCTTGCAGGAGCGAAGGGCTACGACGTCGACCAGCCGCGTAACCTCGCCAAGAGCGTGACCGTAGAATAA
- a CDS encoding M15 family metallopeptidase, with protein MTPVGSTGQPSRRAFTGLLTAGAGLIALSACTPETSTPSPAAADAPTGTPSAAATTPAPEVTPAAAATSTPTSAASSPSPSGAAATQYSLTDPASPWVVVNKHRPLNPQNYVPADLVQPAVRLAVSGEASLLNTTTAAAAEKMFGAAAAEGVIMALASGYRSYSTQVATYNGYVAGSGQAAADRASARPGFSEHQTGWSFDISDGGGACSFQPCFAEQPAAVWAKANAYKFGFVVRYPWMFHEITGYFYESWHLRYIGVEAATAMATGGIATLEEYFGLEAAPDYL; from the coding sequence ATGACGCCCGTGGGAAGCACAGGGCAGCCCAGCAGGCGGGCATTCACGGGGCTGTTGACCGCCGGCGCCGGTCTCATCGCCCTCTCCGCCTGCACCCCTGAGACGTCCACGCCCTCCCCCGCTGCGGCTGACGCGCCAACCGGCACTCCCTCAGCAGCCGCCACTACCCCCGCTCCGGAAGTGACTCCTGCGGCAGCGGCCACCAGCACTCCAACGTCAGCTGCATCCAGTCCGTCGCCGTCGGGCGCTGCCGCTACGCAGTACTCACTCACCGACCCCGCCAGCCCCTGGGTGGTGGTCAACAAGCACCGTCCCCTGAACCCGCAAAACTACGTGCCCGCCGATCTGGTGCAGCCCGCCGTGCGGCTCGCCGTCAGCGGCGAAGCGAGCCTGCTGAACACTACGACAGCGGCTGCCGCAGAAAAGATGTTCGGCGCGGCGGCAGCGGAGGGCGTCATCATGGCCTTGGCCTCCGGCTACCGGTCCTATTCCACCCAAGTGGCCACCTACAACGGCTACGTCGCCGGCAGCGGCCAGGCAGCTGCGGACCGTGCGTCGGCCAGGCCGGGCTTCTCCGAACACCAAACCGGCTGGTCCTTCGACATCTCCGACGGCGGTGGAGCATGCAGCTTCCAGCCATGTTTCGCGGAACAGCCTGCCGCAGTATGGGCCAAAGCGAACGCATACAAGTTCGGCTTCGTGGTCCGCTATCCGTGGATGTTCCACGAGATCACCGGCTACTTCTACGAGTCATGGCACCTGAGGTACATCGGCGTGGAGGCAGCCACGGCCATGGCCACGGGCGGCATTGCCACCTTGGAGGAGTACTTTGGCCTGGAGGCCGCGCCGGACTACCTGTGA
- a CDS encoding NAD(P)H-hydrate dehydratase — protein MISAFTGQQIRNAEQPLLDSGEGAVLMQRAAYGLAQEVVREVRKRRKLTGASVTVLAGKGNNGGDGLFAASMLARRGMRTTAVLAADAAHPEGLAAFEAAGGRVLHLESGDPEELAVVAAGSDVVIDALLGTGARGGLRGAAAELVACLQELGPACVVACDVPSGVDANSGEVHWPVLEADVTVTFGGIKAGLLADPGEGCAGRVVLVDIGIEHLLAAPELRRLTAKDAALLLPRPTRRSQKYSRGLLGVVAGSERYVGAAELCVHAAAVSGVGMVRYQGPEAAARQVLARTPESLWESDEPGRVQAWLIGPGVDGNEQQDRARKAFRSALDAGLPVVVDAGALSLLPERCPANWILTPHAGELATLLGSLHAAGEVAVTREDVESRPLHFVRLAAQQTGATVLLKGASTLVASPSGVVFSQSEGTPWMATAGSGDVLAGVLGSLMAQSAEALTDDDGAYAALGLAVEDRWAAVAAVAATVHGRAGTAASRVFDGGPLTASAIMGAVPHVLGSLSAECDSRKR, from the coding sequence ATGATCAGCGCCTTCACCGGACAACAGATCAGGAACGCGGAACAACCGCTCCTGGACTCCGGTGAGGGCGCTGTTCTCATGCAGCGGGCAGCCTATGGCCTGGCGCAGGAAGTTGTCCGCGAAGTCCGGAAAAGGCGCAAGCTCACCGGTGCCAGCGTTACCGTGCTGGCCGGCAAGGGAAACAACGGTGGCGACGGCCTGTTCGCTGCCTCCATGCTGGCGCGCCGGGGAATGCGAACGACGGCGGTACTCGCCGCGGACGCGGCCCATCCGGAAGGGCTGGCTGCGTTTGAAGCTGCGGGTGGCCGGGTGCTCCACCTGGAATCCGGCGACCCCGAAGAGCTGGCCGTCGTGGCTGCCGGAAGCGACGTCGTCATCGATGCCCTGCTCGGGACAGGTGCCCGGGGTGGGCTGCGCGGTGCCGCTGCGGAGTTGGTTGCCTGCCTGCAGGAGCTCGGTCCCGCGTGCGTGGTGGCCTGTGATGTTCCCAGCGGCGTTGACGCCAACTCGGGCGAAGTGCACTGGCCGGTCCTGGAGGCCGATGTCACGGTCACATTCGGTGGTATCAAGGCCGGACTGCTGGCCGACCCCGGCGAAGGCTGTGCGGGCCGCGTGGTGCTGGTGGACATCGGCATCGAGCACCTGTTGGCCGCACCGGAACTGCGCCGGCTGACCGCCAAGGACGCAGCGCTCTTGCTGCCCCGGCCTACCCGCCGCTCCCAGAAGTACTCCAGGGGACTGCTGGGTGTGGTGGCCGGTTCGGAGCGATACGTGGGGGCGGCCGAATTGTGCGTGCATGCGGCCGCCGTCTCCGGTGTGGGCATGGTCCGTTACCAAGGGCCGGAGGCTGCTGCCCGCCAAGTCCTGGCCCGTACCCCGGAATCGCTGTGGGAAAGCGATGAACCCGGCCGCGTGCAAGCGTGGCTGATCGGACCCGGCGTGGACGGGAATGAGCAACAGGACCGCGCCCGCAAGGCGTTTCGGTCCGCCTTGGACGCCGGGCTGCCGGTGGTGGTCGACGCCGGCGCCCTGAGCCTCCTCCCGGAGCGTTGTCCTGCGAACTGGATTCTTACCCCGCATGCCGGTGAGCTCGCTACCCTGCTTGGCTCCTTGCATGCGGCCGGGGAGGTGGCTGTGACCCGTGAGGACGTCGAGTCCAGGCCGCTCCATTTTGTCCGCCTGGCTGCCCAACAAACCGGGGCCACAGTGCTCCTGAAGGGTGCCTCCACACTGGTGGCGTCGCCGTCGGGCGTTGTTTTCAGCCAGTCCGAGGGGACGCCTTGGATGGCCACCGCGGGAAGCGGGGACGTCCTGGCGGGGGTGCTGGGATCGTTGATGGCCCAGTCCGCTGAGGCACTGACGGACGACGATGGCGCTTACGCAGCCTTGGGGCTGGCAGTGGAGGACCGCTGGGCTGCTGTGGCGGCAGTTGCGGCTACCGTTCATGGCCGTGCCGGCACCGCAGCGTCGCGGGTTTTTGACGGGGGGCCCCTTACTGCCTCGGCGATCATGGGGGCTGTACCCCACGTTCTGGGTTCGCTCAGCGCGGAATGCGACTCGAGAAAACGGTAA
- the coaA gene encoding type I pantothenate kinase — protein MTLQRTEANGDGASPFVELDRQTWSRLAAQMEQPLNEEDIFRLRGLGDPLDMKEVREVYLPLSRLLHLYVEASHQLHAATTTFLGEQTLRTPFVIGVAGSVAVGKSTIARVLREMLRRWPGTPNVELITTDGFLYPLAELKRRHLLERKGFPESYDRRALLRFVSAVKGGAEEVRAPWYSHVTYDIVPGKEVVVRRPDVLIVEGLNVLAPARPRIDGKQGLALSDFFDFSIYVDAKTSYIEEWYVDRFRKLRTTAFAQPESYFHRYATLSDEDAESTARGIWKRINEPNLEENVLPTRGRAQLVLTKDADHSIRRMLLRKV, from the coding sequence GTGACTTTGCAACGCACCGAAGCAAATGGCGACGGCGCTTCTCCCTTTGTTGAGCTGGACCGGCAGACCTGGTCCCGGCTTGCGGCCCAGATGGAGCAGCCCCTCAACGAAGAGGACATCTTCCGCCTCCGCGGCCTCGGCGACCCCCTTGATATGAAGGAAGTACGGGAGGTGTATCTCCCGCTTTCCCGCCTCCTGCACCTCTACGTGGAGGCCTCGCACCAGCTGCACGCAGCCACCACTACCTTCCTTGGCGAACAAACACTGCGCACGCCCTTCGTGATCGGCGTGGCCGGATCCGTCGCGGTGGGCAAGTCCACCATCGCCCGTGTGCTCCGCGAGATGCTCCGCCGCTGGCCCGGGACCCCGAATGTGGAACTCATCACCACCGATGGATTCCTCTATCCCTTGGCCGAGCTGAAGCGGCGCCATCTGCTCGAGCGGAAAGGGTTCCCCGAGTCCTATGACCGGCGTGCGCTGTTACGCTTCGTGTCCGCCGTCAAGGGCGGCGCCGAGGAAGTGCGGGCGCCTTGGTACTCGCACGTCACCTACGACATCGTGCCGGGCAAGGAAGTGGTGGTCCGCCGGCCCGACGTCCTGATTGTGGAAGGCCTCAACGTGTTGGCGCCCGCACGCCCCCGCATCGACGGGAAGCAGGGCCTGGCCCTGAGCGACTTCTTCGATTTCTCCATCTACGTCGACGCCAAGACCTCCTACATCGAGGAATGGTACGTAGACCGGTTCCGCAAGCTCCGCACCACGGCCTTCGCCCAGCCGGAGTCCTACTTCCACCGCTACGCCACCCTGTCTGACGAGGACGCCGAGTCAACCGCCCGTGGCATCTGGAAGCGGATCAACGAACCCAACCTCGAAGAGAACGTCCTCCCCACCCGGGGGCGCGCCCAGCTGGTGCTCACCAAGGATGCGGACCACTCCATCCGGCGCATGCTTCTGCGGAAGGTATGA
- a CDS encoding holo-ACP synthase, whose product MIVGIGVDVVDIERFGRQLERTPGLRDRLFVPAERELNTRSLAARFAAKEAVAKVLGAPAGMNWQDCWIGLDENGPTVQVKGTVLAVAEAKGVKRWHLSMSHDGGIATATVLAEG is encoded by the coding sequence ATGATTGTTGGCATTGGCGTAGACGTCGTAGACATCGAGCGGTTCGGACGGCAGCTGGAGCGGACACCGGGACTAAGGGACCGTTTGTTCGTGCCCGCGGAGAGGGAACTCAACACGCGTTCCCTGGCTGCCCGGTTTGCCGCGAAGGAAGCGGTGGCAAAGGTCCTGGGCGCTCCTGCAGGTATGAACTGGCAGGACTGCTGGATCGGCCTTGATGAGAACGGCCCCACCGTGCAGGTGAAGGGAACGGTTCTGGCCGTTGCCGAAGCCAAGGGCGTCAAGCGCTGGCACCTGTCCATGAGCCACGACGGCGGCATCGCCACGGCCACGGTCCTGGCCGAGGGCTAG
- the glgX gene encoding glycogen debranching protein GlgX has product MEVWPGSAYPLGATFDGTGTNFALFSERAERVELCLFDDDGVEERVEVTEVDGYVWHCYLPQAQPGQKYGYRVHGPYDPDAGLRFNPNKLLLDPYAKAVHRQIDWDPALFSYNLGDPDSRNDDDSAPHMMLGVVINPFFDWDGDKLPRIPYHKSVIYEAHVKGLTQLHPEVPEEQRGTYAGVAHPAVISHLQKLGITAIELMPVHQFVNDGILQDKGLNNYWGYNTIGFFAPHNSYSSKGDTGQQVQDFKAMVRALHTAGIEVILDVVYNHTAEGNHLGPTLSFKGIDNSAYYRLVEDDQKYYMDYTGTGNSLNVRHPHSLQLLMDSLRYWVTEMHVDGFRFDLASTLAREFYDVDKLSTFFELIQQDPVVSQVKLIAEPWDVGPGGYQVGNFPPQWTEWNGKYRDTVRDFWRGEPSTLGEFASRLTGSADLYEHSGRRPYASINFVTAHDGFTLMDLVSYNEKHNDANGEDNNDGESHNRSWNCGVEGPTDDPTVLGLRARQQRNFIASLFLSQGVPMLLHGDELGRTQQGNNNGYCQDSELTWIDWENVDQPLIEFTAAVSALRAKHPSLRRSRFFDGRPAIRGEGERLPDIVWLDKDGGTMAPEDWDAALGRSVGVFLNGDGIRGQDNQGRRITDVNFLLYFNADVDEVGFRIPSEEYAPAWDVMIDTGAEGAVADVVKPEQILMVAGKSLVVLRAHTAPEVEPDHSVAASLAALTQTSTPETASITAPAVSSLALDYKDDDAGSEATDAEATEATEAPEAEEDAEGDKA; this is encoded by the coding sequence ATGGAAGTCTGGCCTGGATCGGCTTATCCGCTCGGCGCCACGTTTGACGGCACGGGCACCAACTTTGCTTTGTTCAGCGAAAGGGCTGAGCGGGTGGAACTATGCCTCTTCGATGACGACGGCGTGGAAGAGCGCGTCGAAGTCACGGAAGTGGACGGCTATGTGTGGCACTGCTACCTTCCGCAGGCACAGCCAGGGCAGAAGTACGGCTACCGGGTGCACGGTCCTTATGATCCCGATGCAGGATTGCGGTTCAACCCGAACAAGCTCCTGCTGGACCCGTATGCCAAGGCAGTCCACCGGCAGATTGACTGGGACCCGGCGTTGTTCTCCTACAACCTTGGAGACCCTGATTCCCGCAATGACGACGATTCCGCTCCCCACATGATGCTGGGCGTGGTCATTAACCCGTTCTTCGACTGGGACGGAGACAAGCTTCCGCGCATCCCGTACCACAAGTCGGTCATCTACGAAGCCCACGTCAAGGGCCTCACCCAGCTGCATCCCGAGGTACCCGAAGAGCAGCGCGGTACCTATGCCGGCGTCGCCCATCCGGCAGTCATTTCCCACCTGCAGAAGCTCGGGATCACAGCCATCGAGCTGATGCCGGTGCACCAGTTCGTGAATGACGGCATCCTGCAGGACAAGGGCCTGAACAACTACTGGGGCTACAACACCATTGGCTTCTTCGCCCCGCACAACAGCTACAGCTCCAAGGGCGATACCGGCCAGCAGGTCCAGGACTTCAAAGCGATGGTCCGTGCCCTGCACACCGCAGGCATTGAGGTCATCCTCGACGTCGTGTACAACCACACGGCCGAAGGCAACCACCTGGGGCCCACGCTGTCCTTCAAGGGCATCGACAACTCGGCCTACTACCGCCTGGTGGAGGACGACCAGAAGTACTACATGGACTACACCGGTACAGGGAACTCCCTGAATGTCCGGCACCCGCACTCGCTCCAGCTGCTCATGGACTCCCTGCGCTACTGGGTCACGGAGATGCACGTCGACGGTTTCCGTTTTGACCTCGCCTCCACGCTTGCCCGCGAGTTCTATGACGTGGACAAGCTCTCCACGTTCTTCGAACTCATTCAGCAGGACCCGGTAGTGTCCCAGGTCAAGCTCATCGCGGAGCCGTGGGACGTTGGCCCGGGTGGCTACCAGGTGGGCAACTTCCCGCCACAGTGGACGGAATGGAACGGCAAGTACCGGGACACCGTCCGCGACTTCTGGCGGGGCGAGCCGTCCACCCTGGGTGAATTTGCCTCGCGCCTCACAGGCTCGGCCGACCTGTACGAGCACTCCGGCCGCCGGCCCTATGCCTCCATCAACTTTGTCACCGCCCATGACGGCTTCACCTTGATGGACCTCGTTTCCTACAACGAGAAGCACAATGACGCCAATGGTGAGGACAACAACGACGGCGAATCCCACAACCGCTCCTGGAACTGTGGCGTCGAAGGACCCACGGATGATCCCACGGTGCTCGGCTTGCGTGCCCGCCAGCAACGGAACTTCATTGCTTCCCTGTTCCTGTCCCAGGGTGTCCCCATGCTCCTGCACGGCGACGAACTTGGCCGCACCCAGCAGGGCAACAACAACGGTTACTGCCAGGACTCCGAGCTCACGTGGATCGACTGGGAAAACGTCGACCAACCGCTGATCGAGTTCACCGCTGCAGTCAGCGCCCTCCGCGCCAAGCACCCGAGCCTCCGGCGGAGCCGCTTCTTTGACGGACGCCCGGCGATCCGTGGCGAGGGCGAACGCCTTCCGGACATCGTGTGGCTGGATAAGGACGGCGGCACCATGGCTCCCGAAGACTGGGACGCCGCCTTGGGCCGGTCCGTGGGAGTCTTCCTGAACGGCGACGGCATCCGCGGCCAGGACAACCAGGGCCGACGGATCACCGACGTCAACTTCCTGCTGTACTTCAACGCGGACGTGGATGAGGTGGGCTTCAGGATCCCGTCCGAAGAATACGCCCCCGCCTGGGACGTCATGATCGACACCGGCGCTGAAGGCGCCGTGGCCGACGTCGTCAAGCCGGAGCAGATCCTCATGGTCGCCGGAAAGTCGCTCGTGGTCCTCCGCGCCCACACCGCGCCCGAGGTCGAGCCGGACCACTCCGTGGCTGCTTCGCTGGCGGCACTGACCCAGACCAGCACGCCTGAGACCGCTTCGATCACGGCGCCGGCGGTGTCGTCCTTGGCTCTGGATTACAAGGATGACGACGCCGGCAGCGAGGCTACCGACGCCGAAGCTACCGAAGCTACCGAAGCTCCGGAGGCGGAAGAGGACGCAGAAGGGGACAAAGCATGA
- the treY gene encoding malto-oligosyltrehalose synthase produces the protein MRTPVSTYRLQIRPSFTLQDAAKLTGYLHNLGIDWVYVSPILTAEEGSDHGYDVTDPSTVDPSRGGPEGLAALSKAAREQGLGVLADIVPNHMGVATPGQNPWWWDLLKEGRKSKYAEAFDVDWDFGGGKIRIPVLGSDDDVDQLKLADGELHYYDHRFPLAEGSFNDGDTPQEVHSRQHYELVGWRRADAELNYRRFFAVNSLAGVRVEVPWVFDESHEEIVRWFREGLVDGLRIDHPDGLADPEGYLVRLREATGGAYLLIEKILEPGEKLPETFQCEGTTGYDALADVDRLFVDPAAEEYLNSLDARLRDEAEPADYHVMIHGTKRRIADGILRSEILRLSRLVPESSALPRLDVADALAEIICWFPIYRSYLPYGREVLEEAIANAASHRPELRSVLEGLQPLLLDTSGELARRFQQTSGMVMAKGVEDTAFFRYTRLGTLTEVGADPTEFAIAPEEFHERMARRQAELPLSMTTLSTHDTKRSEDARARITVIAESVPEWELFLGTVQELAPIPDGPLAALIWQAIAGAWTADRGRLQSYALKAAREAGNSTNWTDPDQEFERHLAAAVDAVFDVPEVEAALENFVAELEPYGTSNSLSAKIVQLTMPGVPDVYQGTEFRDGSLTDPDNRRPVDFDARISALAELDSGSQPEYTEEAAKLLVVSRALRLRRDRPELFGGYRPVPVQGSAAAHAVAFDRGDAKPGALTVATRLPKRLARDGGWRGTSIDLPGSYKDELTGSTYQAGSVELGTLLDQYPVALLVPVD, from the coding sequence ATGAGGACGCCGGTCTCCACGTACAGGCTCCAGATCCGCCCAAGCTTCACGCTTCAGGACGCGGCCAAGCTGACCGGCTACCTGCACAACCTTGGTATCGACTGGGTGTACGTCTCGCCGATCCTCACGGCGGAGGAGGGCTCGGACCACGGTTATGACGTGACCGATCCCTCCACCGTGGATCCCTCACGTGGGGGACCGGAGGGTTTGGCTGCCTTGTCCAAGGCCGCCCGTGAGCAGGGGCTCGGTGTCCTGGCGGACATCGTGCCCAACCACATGGGTGTAGCAACACCGGGACAGAACCCCTGGTGGTGGGACCTGCTCAAGGAAGGCCGTAAGTCCAAGTACGCCGAGGCTTTCGACGTCGACTGGGACTTCGGCGGCGGCAAGATCCGTATCCCGGTGCTGGGCAGCGATGACGATGTTGACCAGCTCAAACTGGCCGACGGTGAACTCCATTATTACGATCACCGCTTCCCGCTCGCCGAGGGCAGCTTCAACGACGGCGATACCCCGCAGGAAGTCCATTCCCGCCAGCACTATGAACTGGTGGGCTGGCGTCGTGCGGATGCCGAACTGAACTACCGTCGCTTCTTCGCCGTCAACTCCCTGGCCGGCGTTCGAGTGGAGGTCCCCTGGGTCTTTGACGAGTCCCATGAGGAAATTGTGCGGTGGTTCCGCGAGGGCCTGGTGGACGGTCTGCGGATCGACCACCCCGACGGCTTGGCGGATCCCGAGGGCTACCTGGTCCGGCTTCGCGAAGCTACCGGTGGGGCCTACTTGCTGATCGAGAAGATCCTGGAACCAGGGGAGAAGCTCCCGGAGACGTTCCAATGCGAGGGAACTACGGGCTACGACGCCTTGGCGGACGTGGACCGCCTGTTCGTGGATCCGGCTGCGGAGGAGTACTTGAACTCCCTGGATGCCCGCCTGCGCGATGAAGCCGAACCCGCGGATTACCACGTGATGATCCACGGCACCAAGAGGCGGATCGCGGACGGCATCCTGCGTTCGGAGATCCTTCGCTTGTCCCGGTTGGTTCCCGAATCCAGCGCCTTGCCCCGCTTGGACGTCGCTGACGCCCTGGCTGAGATCATTTGCTGGTTCCCCATCTACCGCTCCTACCTTCCGTACGGGCGGGAGGTCCTTGAGGAAGCCATCGCCAACGCGGCCTCCCACCGCCCCGAGTTGAGGTCGGTCCTTGAGGGACTCCAGCCCCTTCTGCTGGATACCTCGGGAGAACTGGCGCGCCGCTTCCAGCAGACATCCGGCATGGTGATGGCCAAGGGAGTGGAGGACACTGCGTTCTTCCGCTACACCCGTCTGGGCACCCTGACGGAGGTCGGAGCGGACCCGACGGAGTTCGCCATTGCTCCGGAGGAGTTCCACGAACGCATGGCGCGCCGCCAAGCCGAGCTTCCTTTGTCCATGACCACCCTCAGCACCCACGACACCAAGCGCAGCGAGGATGCAAGGGCCCGAATCACGGTTATCGCGGAATCGGTCCCGGAGTGGGAGCTGTTCCTGGGCACCGTGCAGGAACTGGCTCCCATTCCGGACGGCCCCCTCGCCGCGCTCATCTGGCAGGCCATCGCCGGAGCATGGACCGCGGACCGCGGAAGGCTGCAGTCCTACGCGCTGAAAGCCGCCCGGGAGGCCGGCAATTCCACTAACTGGACCGATCCGGACCAGGAGTTTGAGCGGCACTTGGCTGCCGCCGTCGACGCCGTCTTTGACGTCCCTGAGGTGGAAGCTGCGCTGGAGAACTTCGTCGCCGAGCTGGAACCGTACGGTACTTCGAACTCGTTGTCGGCCAAGATTGTCCAGCTGACGATGCCGGGTGTGCCGGACGTTTACCAGGGCACGGAATTCCGGGACGGATCACTCACCGACCCGGACAACCGGCGCCCGGTGGACTTCGACGCCCGGATCAGTGCGCTCGCCGAGCTCGACTCAGGCTCCCAACCTGAGTACACGGAGGAAGCCGCAAAGCTGTTGGTGGTCTCCCGGGCGCTGAGGCTGCGCCGGGACCGTCCGGAACTGTTCGGCGGTTACCGTCCGGTGCCTGTCCAAGGTTCGGCTGCTGCCCACGCAGTGGCGTTCGACCGTGGAGACGCGAAGCCCGGCGCCCTCACGGTTGCCACGCGCTTGCCCAAGCGCCTGGCCCGCGACGGTGGTTGGCGGGGCACGTCCATCGACCTGCCTGGCAGCTACAAGGACGAGCTCACCGGCTCTACCTACCAGGCAGGCTCCGTTGAGTTGGGCACACTGCTGGACCAGTACCCCGTGGCGCTGCTGGTACCGGTCGACTGA